Proteins found in one Artemia franciscana chromosome 13, ASM3288406v1, whole genome shotgun sequence genomic segment:
- the LOC136034840 gene encoding golgin subfamily A member 1-like produces MFKKLKEKIEETSGEDLRNAATSFMPPIPALKKDTRASQGSIAHGSQKSLASISASMTSISDQTIVQDLSSNQTKGETKLGNADQKAVFEEKESQCSFPNEKCDLMEQLIDEVNELKQALKDKDTSIHALSDANKTLEIKLLEVSDSLKVKNNELIFYMDELEKLNNRNVALEHEKLLSSSATELLENSKKTIEEDLHHLRESNNKLSDLNGYLVKKVSSLEAEVEELSQKVMSSRNFVDVENSDSYKIIVSQVNSLKEEVEEKNKNIKYLQQLLSGVRKELQKQIKVPDVKEITIVPDCVSAPEATQLIDANKEDVNFQYLKNVIFKFLTSDDYEGKHLVRAVSTLLKLTKAEEKFLLEMLEWRNSWFRSRPNLPKGENL; encoded by the exons ATGTTCAAGAAATTGAAGGAGAAAATAGAAGAGACAAGTGGAGAAGATCTTAGAAATGCAGCCACATCTTTTATGCCTCCAATACCTGCTCTTAAGAAAGATACTAGAGCCTCTCAGGGAAGCATAGCACATGGATCTCAAAAAAGCCTTGCTAGTATATCTGCAAGTATGACATCTATAAGTGATCAGACTATTGTGCAAGACTTGTCCTCAAATCAG acaaaagGAGAAACTAAGCTTGGAAACGCTGATCAGAAGGCTgtctttgaagaaaaagaatccCAATGTAgttttccaaatgaaaaatGTGATTTAATGGAGCAGCTTATAGATGAAGTAAACGAACTAAAACAGGCGCTcaaagataaagatacctcgaTACATGCATTGAGTGATGCCAATAAAACCCTGGAAATTAAATTACTTGAAGTCAGTGACAGTCTAaaggttaaaaacaatgaaCTAATATTTTACATGGATGAGTTGGAAAAACTGAATAATCGTAACGTAGCTTTGGAACATGAAAAATTATTATCGTCATCAGCAACTGAACTTCTAGAGAATTCAAAGAAAACTATCGAAGAAGACCTTCATCACCTTAGGGAGAGTAACAATAAGTTAAGTGATTTAAACGGTTATCTTGTTAAAAAAGTCTCTAGTTTAGAAGCAGAGGTGGAAGAGCTTAGTCAAAAAGTCATGTCTTCAAGGAATTTTGTGGACGTTGAAAATAGTGACTCTTATAAAATAATAGTCAGTCAAGTAAATAGCCTGAAGGAAGAAGTTGAAGAAAAGAATAAG aatataaAATATCTGCAACAACTTCTTTCTGGTGTAAGAAAAGAGCTTCAAAAGCAGATCAAAGTACCTGATGTGAAGGAAATAACAATTGTGCCTGATTGTGTCTCAGCACCAGAAGCAACCCAGCTGATCGACGCAAATAAAGAAGATGTGAACtttcaatatttgaaaaatgttatttttaaattcctgACAAGTGATGATTATGAG GGTAAACATTTAGTACGAGCTGTATCTACTCTGCTTAAACTAACAAAAGCTGAAGAAAAGTTTCTACTAGAGATGCTTGAATGGAGGAATTCCTGGTTTAGATCCCGCCCTAACTTACCTAAAGGTGAAAATCTTTAA